The proteins below come from a single Candidozyma auris chromosome 3, complete sequence genomic window:
- a CDS encoding threonylcarbamoyladenylate synthase, translated as MTLSTKILPVSVSSITFEGNVPKIVDEVTKSNLDIAADEVKKPGHVVAFPTETVYGLGGSALCDESVRAIYAAKNRPADNPLIVHVSSHEQIERILLPQSHKIPAIYEKLIQKFWPGPLTILLPVEEGSPVSKLTTAGQNTVGVRMPLHPVARALIAQSDTPLAAPSANASTRPSPTIASHVYHDLNGRIPYILDGGACDVGVESTVVDGLTSPPMLLRPGGVSAEDIRKYGGGEWENLVMAKMTADKSEAVRTPGMKYRHYSPTAKVVLFSGCKDGNIAVKRWMQKSPERDPSKIALLRGASFSSAAELNLEGAIERHLGKNATEMAHNLFKMLREVDELGVSLILVEGVEETGDGLAVMNRLAKAAFEVVHATDEN; from the coding sequence ATGACATTGTCGACAAAAATCCTACCGGTCTCTGTGTCTCTGATCACGTTCGAGGGGAATGTACCCaaaattgttgatgaggtAACCAAGTCCAATCTAGATATTGCAGCTGAtgaagtgaagaagccTGGACATGTGGTGGCGTTTCCTACTGAGACCGTCTATGGACTAGGTGGATCTGCTCTTTGCGATGAAAGTGTCCGTGCCATCTACGCTGCAAAGAACCGTCCCGCCGATAACCCCCTCATAGTGCATGTATCAAGCCATGAACAGATTGAGAGGATTCTTCTTCCCCAGCTGCACAAAATCCCAGCTATCTACGAAAAACTCATTCAGAAGTTCTGGCCCGGGCCCTTGACGATTCTCTTGCCCGTGGAAGAAGGTTCTCCTGTGCTGAAATTGACCACTGCCGGCCAGAACACTGTGGGAGTGAGAATGCCGTTGCACCCAGTTGCAAGAGCACTTATTGCACAAAGTGATACCCCATTGGCTGCTCCTTCGGCCAATGCATCCACAAGACCAAGTCCCACAATTGCCAGTCATGTATACCACGACTTGAACGGGCGCATTCCTTACATTCTAGATGGAGGTGCGTGCGATGTGGGTGTAGAGTCTACGGTGGTGGATGGGCTCACGAGTCCGCCTATGTTGCTTCGTCCTGGAGGTGTCTCTGCAGAGGATATCAGAAAATACGGAGGGGGCGAGTGGGAGAACTTGGTGATGGCGAAGATGACCGCTGACAAGTCTGAGGCGGTGAGAACCCCAGGCATGAAGTATAGACATTATCTGCCCACAGCAAAAGTGGTGCTTTTTTCTGGATGCAAGGACGGAAACATTGCAGTGAAGCGGTGGATGCAGAAGCTGCCAGAAAGAGATCCCAGTAAGATTGCATTGCTCCGAGGAGCGCTGTTCAGCAGTGCAGCCGAGTTGAACCTTGAAGGAGCTATAGAAAGGCATTTGGGCAAAAATGCTACGGAAATGGCCCAcaacttgttcaaaatGTTGCGAGAGGTGGACGAGTTGGGCGTGCTGTTGATACTTGTTGAGGGAGTTGAGGAGACTGGAGATGGGCTTGCTGTAATGAACCGGTTGGCCAAGGCAGCGTTTGAAGTAGTCCATGCAACGGATGAGAATTGA